From one Bacteriovorax sp. BAL6_X genomic stretch:
- the def gene encoding peptide deformylase produces the protein MTVQRIRTMGDPVLREIAQDFTKEEILSEETKQLLENMNDSMIAAGGIGIAAPQIGVSKKVTIIDVPEDSRYEDANPSGKMIIFNPKIEFLTDKEDGYWEGCLSVPGLRGYVERPNHIRVTYLNEKAEEVTFEAKDFLATVFQHEIDHLYGKLYVDNVKDIKQLVYEENL, from the coding sequence ATGACAGTTCAAAGAATCAGAACAATGGGCGATCCCGTATTAAGAGAAATAGCGCAAGACTTTACAAAAGAAGAGATACTAAGTGAAGAAACAAAGCAGCTTCTAGAAAATATGAATGATTCAATGATAGCAGCTGGTGGTATCGGAATCGCAGCTCCTCAAATAGGAGTATCTAAGAAAGTTACAATTATTGACGTACCAGAAGACTCTCGCTACGAAGACGCTAACCCTAGTGGTAAAATGATTATCTTTAACCCTAAAATTGAATTTTTAACGGATAAAGAAGATGGTTACTGGGAAGGATGTCTTTCTGTCCCAGGCCTTAGAGGATATGTGGAAAGACCAAATCATATTCGTGTAACCTATCTAAATGAGAAAGCAGAAGAAGTTACTTTTGAAGCGAAGGACTTTTTAGCAACAGTGTTTCAACACGAGATTGATCACCTTTATGGAAAGCTTTACGTCGATAATGTCAAAGATATTAAACAACTCGTTTACGAAGAAAATTTATAA
- a CDS encoding low molecular weight protein-tyrosine-phosphatase, which produces MKILFVCLGNICRSPAADGVLLHRIKELDLAEQIQVDSAGTSAYHEGEGADRRMQEHANKRGYTLPSISRGFTKRDLEEFDLIIAMDKSNYRNILKLDIEGKYKNKVKLFCSFCSGPYTSYEEVPDPYFGGARGFEEVMDLVENGVEGILNQYGNKER; this is translated from the coding sequence ATGAAAATCTTATTTGTTTGTCTTGGTAATATATGTCGTTCACCTGCCGCTGATGGAGTTCTTCTTCATCGAATAAAAGAGCTCGACTTAGCTGAACAAATTCAGGTGGACTCTGCTGGTACGAGTGCATATCATGAAGGAGAAGGAGCGGATCGACGTATGCAAGAGCATGCTAATAAAAGAGGGTATACACTCCCTAGTATATCAAGAGGTTTTACCAAACGGGATCTCGAAGAGTTTGATCTTATTATTGCAATGGATAAGTCAAATTATCGAAATATTCTTAAGCTAGACATTGAGGGGAAGTATAAGAATAAGGTGAAATTATTTTGTAGCTTTTGTAGTGGCCCTTATACTTCTTATGAAGAAGTTCCTGACCCGTACTTTGGAGGGGCAAGGGGTTTTGAAGAAGTAATGGACCTCGTTGAAAATGGAGTAGAAGGAATTCTAAATCAATATGGCAATAAAGAAAGATAA
- a CDS encoding phosphatidylserine/phosphatidylglycerophosphate/cardiolipin synthase family protein — MKSTKKLLTTALLSTLAVQSFATSFNIKDRLDSQKLFLESYQSVYGQRDYAHAPSFFDTIKELDKSKEKAAVKFLKEVDSVLPSKIAMPVTYWTKVSPNEKELGKVIYYFLAYKLFILRDFIDNPLTKDKDKKAAQKLLSKITRKGINSNSISTYFPTLKLQAMKIASSKNVVESIKENEIATIDFTETFSDINNYSLSALGFVPSNKTEIVSENERSLDRIDWLNQRVIFAGGTLDFDSDYIKMPTADDPTGNIIFQQDPIYIKIRDMIASSKDSIFIDIFLFGGTLGATLSEYLLDQTKEKLKANPNFKVVLLHDYATNYNMLDEMMPIFEYIKERREKDPVLKKSVSLLQANIQRHPPGIPFGITKLIPKTAEAIKYFESGSTYFESKIDHSKVIVVDGNTENAQAYFGSKNWTDHSGGYYYDDAIYVTGAAAGLVQASYYRDLEAALTEDPKELIGFYYKEQGFDNRAYLAKKDQILEDMRVKKEKYEVKGDSVIRLAEADVDGTIKNVRNILVDMISKAEKNIFMEQLFLYDSYVIDALVKAKRQNPLLDIKLVIDHNGNFGMNGLPNTLFVKKLVDAGIQVRARKTYGITANFPDGSTKEYHQENHRKITSIDGITVLGGSSNINPDTLQGSFREFGAQIFDKKEVASFERRFSRDWHDSDKMEIFDIENFEANVQGVALGKRSSAIINGLGSMIYKSKDDIEKRHK; from the coding sequence ATGAAATCGACAAAGAAATTATTAACAACAGCTCTACTTTCGACACTTGCAGTCCAATCATTTGCTACAAGTTTCAACATTAAAGATCGACTTGACTCTCAAAAGTTATTTCTAGAGTCTTATCAGTCAGTCTATGGCCAGCGTGACTATGCTCATGCACCATCTTTCTTTGATACGATCAAAGAGCTAGACAAATCAAAAGAGAAAGCTGCTGTTAAATTTCTTAAAGAAGTCGACAGTGTGCTTCCAAGTAAAATTGCCATGCCGGTTACTTACTGGACAAAGGTCTCGCCAAATGAAAAAGAGCTTGGAAAAGTTATCTACTACTTCTTGGCCTACAAACTCTTTATCCTTAGAGACTTTATTGATAATCCACTCACGAAAGATAAGGATAAGAAAGCGGCCCAAAAGCTTCTGTCTAAAATTACGAGAAAGGGAATCAATTCAAATTCTATTTCAACATACTTTCCTACTTTAAAACTTCAAGCAATGAAGATCGCCAGTAGTAAAAATGTAGTTGAAAGCATTAAAGAAAATGAAATTGCAACGATCGACTTCACAGAGACATTTAGTGATATTAATAACTACTCACTCTCTGCACTTGGCTTTGTCCCTTCAAATAAAACAGAGATTGTATCAGAAAATGAAAGATCCCTTGATCGTATCGATTGGCTTAATCAAAGGGTTATCTTTGCTGGCGGGACGCTAGACTTTGACTCAGACTATATAAAAATGCCAACAGCTGACGACCCAACAGGAAATATCATTTTTCAACAGGATCCAATCTACATCAAAATTCGTGATATGATTGCAAGCTCTAAGGATTCAATCTTTATCGATATTTTCCTATTTGGGGGAACACTAGGTGCAACTCTTTCGGAGTACCTTTTAGATCAAACTAAAGAGAAGCTTAAGGCAAACCCAAATTTTAAAGTTGTCCTACTCCACGACTACGCAACTAACTACAATATGCTAGATGAAATGATGCCAATTTTTGAATATATCAAAGAGCGCCGTGAAAAGGATCCTGTATTAAAGAAGAGCGTATCTCTCCTACAAGCAAATATTCAGCGCCACCCTCCAGGAATTCCTTTTGGTATTACAAAGCTAATTCCAAAAACAGCTGAAGCTATTAAATATTTTGAGTCAGGTAGTACTTATTTTGAGTCAAAAATCGACCACTCTAAAGTAATTGTCGTTGATGGAAATACTGAAAATGCACAGGCATATTTTGGTTCAAAGAACTGGACTGATCACAGTGGTGGTTATTACTACGATGATGCAATCTACGTGACGGGAGCAGCTGCCGGACTTGTTCAGGCTTCATACTACCGAGATCTAGAAGCAGCACTTACAGAAGATCCAAAAGAGCTCATTGGGTTCTATTATAAAGAGCAAGGCTTTGATAACCGCGCTTATCTCGCTAAAAAAGATCAAATTCTAGAAGATATGAGAGTAAAAAAAGAGAAGTATGAGGTTAAGGGTGATTCTGTCATTCGCCTTGCTGAAGCTGATGTTGATGGAACAATTAAGAATGTTCGAAATATCTTAGTTGATATGATCTCAAAGGCCGAAAAGAATATCTTTATGGAACAGCTATTCTTGTATGATTCGTATGTAATAGATGCTCTTGTAAAAGCAAAGAGACAAAATCCTCTACTTGATATCAAGCTTGTTATCGACCATAACGGAAACTTTGGAATGAATGGACTACCAAATACCCTATTCGTAAAAAAGCTAGTTGATGCAGGAATTCAAGTACGTGCTCGTAAGACTTACGGTATCACAGCAAACTTTCCAGACGGATCGACGAAAGAATATCACCAAGAAAACCATAGAAAGATCACATCAATTGATGGAATCACTGTTTTAGGTGGCTCTTCCAATATTAACCCAGATACTCTCCAGGGCTCATTTAGAGAGTTTGGTGCCCAGATCTTTGATAAGAAAGAAGTTGCGAGTTTTGAAAGACGATTTAGTCGTGACTGGCATGATTCAGACAAGATGGAAATTTTTGATATTGAAAATTTTGAAGCCAATGTGCAGGGAGTGGCCTTAGGGAAACGTTCCTCGGCCATTATCAACGGCCTTGGAAGCATGATCTATAAATCAAAAGACGATATCGAAAAACGCCACAAATAA
- a CDS encoding DUF6165 family protein: MIIECPVSLGELVDKMTILKIKTERIEDAERVRLAQAEYDELEKILTKLNLEDMDKFISELKVINEKLWVIEDDIRLKEKACDFGDEFISLARSVYKTNDLRFKVKNSINMSYNSGIKEVKSYK; encoded by the coding sequence ATGATAATTGAATGTCCAGTTTCCCTCGGTGAATTAGTTGATAAAATGACAATTTTAAAAATTAAGACAGAAAGAATTGAAGATGCTGAGCGTGTCCGTCTTGCTCAAGCAGAATATGATGAGCTTGAAAAAATTTTGACCAAGCTAAACCTAGAAGATATGGATAAGTTTATCAGTGAGCTAAAAGTAATTAATGAGAAGCTTTGGGTAATTGAAGATGATATTCGTTTGAAAGAGAAGGCCTGCGACTTTGGTGATGAATTTATCTCTCTGGCACGTAGTGTCTATAAAACAAATGATTTGAGATTTAAGGTTAAAAATTCAATCAATATGAGTTACAATTCTGGCATAAAAGAAGTCAAATCATATAAATAA
- the greB gene encoding transcription elongation factor GreB: MAIKKDNYITPRGYTKLEEELTFLMKTERPEVTATVKWAASLGDRSENADYQYGKKRLREIDRRIRFLNTRINAALIVDPLSVSSEKIQFGATVILEDEEGNEKKYSIVGVDEVDTTKGLVSWKSPIARAMIGKEEGDEVIVQAPGDDFEYTIIEINYIDIEV, encoded by the coding sequence ATGGCAATAAAGAAAGATAATTATATTACTCCTCGTGGGTACACTAAGCTTGAAGAAGAATTGACTTTTTTAATGAAGACGGAAAGACCTGAGGTGACGGCCACAGTTAAGTGGGCAGCTTCTTTAGGTGATCGTTCAGAAAATGCTGACTATCAATATGGAAAGAAGAGACTTCGTGAAATTGATCGACGAATTCGCTTTTTAAATACTCGAATTAACGCGGCCTTAATTGTGGACCCACTTTCTGTCTCATCTGAAAAAATTCAATTTGGCGCAACGGTTATCTTGGAAGATGAGGAAGGTAATGAAAAGAAATACTCAATTGTTGGAGTTGATGAAGTTGACACGACAAAGGGACTTGTTAGTTGGAAGTCTCCGATTGCAAGGGCCATGATTGGTAAGGAAGAAGGGGATGAGGTTATTGTTCAGGCCCCAGGTGATGATTTTGAATACACAATTATAGAAATTAATTATATTGATATAGAGGTATAA
- a CDS encoding SO_0444 family Cu/Zn efflux transporter: MSFLTSLWNYILVSAPFLMFGLLVAGIIKAFISVERIKKAMGGKGLMGAIKASLLGIPLPLCSCAVIPTAATLKKQGASNSATSAFLIATPESGVDSIAMTYGMMDIPMTVIRPVAAFVSAFVAGALQLVFKTDSDVVQMEAEVKASCCGSSNKKDESVIVKQSFGKKAKASFHFGFIELVDDMAIWLAFGIVAGALIDFALPANFFDGLSGWAGRGAILLVGIPLYICASATTPIAASLVMKGMSPGMALLFLLVGPATNISNILVIGQYIGKRGVVINLLSIALVALGFSFLTDYLYSAFSWPLNFNISHHNHDSSSWWEISLAVAFTMLLLRSLVFVELPKRIKKYFEDKGNSGSCCG, encoded by the coding sequence ATGAGTTTTTTAACGTCACTTTGGAATTATATTTTAGTCTCTGCCCCATTTTTAATGTTCGGGCTTCTTGTTGCAGGTATTATTAAGGCATTTATCTCTGTTGAGAGAATTAAAAAGGCCATGGGTGGTAAGGGCCTGATGGGTGCTATAAAAGCATCACTCCTTGGAATCCCACTTCCTCTGTGTAGCTGTGCTGTTATTCCTACCGCTGCTACACTTAAGAAACAGGGAGCTTCAAACTCCGCCACCTCTGCATTTCTAATTGCAACCCCTGAGTCTGGGGTTGATTCAATTGCCATGACTTATGGAATGATGGATATCCCAATGACAGTTATTCGTCCAGTTGCTGCTTTCGTTTCAGCATTTGTAGCAGGTGCGCTTCAGTTAGTTTTTAAAACGGATAGTGATGTAGTTCAGATGGAAGCGGAAGTTAAAGCTAGCTGTTGTGGAAGCTCTAACAAGAAAGATGAAAGTGTTATAGTAAAGCAAAGCTTTGGAAAAAAGGCCAAGGCCTCATTTCATTTTGGGTTTATTGAACTTGTTGATGATATGGCAATTTGGTTGGCCTTTGGAATTGTGGCCGGTGCACTTATTGATTTTGCTCTTCCTGCAAATTTCTTTGATGGACTTTCTGGTTGGGCCGGAAGGGGAGCAATCCTTCTTGTTGGTATTCCTCTCTATATATGTGCATCTGCGACAACACCAATTGCTGCATCTCTTGTAATGAAAGGAATGAGCCCTGGTATGGCCTTATTATTTCTTCTAGTTGGTCCTGCTACAAATATATCAAATATTCTTGTTATCGGTCAGTATATAGGTAAGAGAGGAGTAGTGATTAACCTTCTTTCAATTGCACTTGTTGCTTTAGGTTTTTCATTTTTAACGGATTATCTATACAGCGCTTTTTCTTGGCCACTTAATTTTAATATTTCTCATCATAATCATGACTCATCAAGTTGGTGGGAAATTTCACTAGCAGTTGCATTTACAATGCTACTTCTTCGCTCGCTTGTATTTGTTGAGCTTCCTAAAAGAATTAAAAAATATTTTGAAGATAAAGGAAATTCAGGTAGCTGTTGCGGATAA